The following proteins are co-located in the Streptomyces sp. DT2A-34 genome:
- the rpsF gene encoding 30S ribosomal protein S6, translating into MRHYEVMVILDPDLEERAVAPLIENFLSVVREGNGKVEKVDTWGRRRLSYEIKKKPEGIYSVIDLQAEPAVVKELDRQMNLNESVLRTKVLRPETH; encoded by the coding sequence ATGCGTCACTACGAGGTGATGGTCATCCTCGACCCCGATCTGGAGGAGCGCGCTGTCGCCCCCCTGATCGAGAACTTCCTCTCCGTCGTCCGTGAGGGCAACGGAAAGGTCGAGAAGGTCGACACCTGGGGCCGTCGTCGTCTGTCGTACGAGATCAAGAAGAAGCCCGAGGGCATCTACTCGGTCATCGACCTGCAGGCCGAGCCTGCGGTCGTCAAGGAGCTCGACCGCCAGATGAACCTGAACGAGTCGGTCCTCCGGACCAAGGTCCTCCGCCCCGAGACCCACTGA
- a CDS encoding single-stranded DNA-binding protein, giving the protein MAGETVITVVGNLVDDPELRFTPSGAAVAKFRVASTPRTFDRQTNEWKDGESLFLTCSVWRQAAENVAESLQRGMRVIVQGRLKQRSYEDREGVKRTVYELDVEEVGASLRNATAKVTKTAGRGGQGGYGGGGGGGQGGGGWGGGPGGGQQGGGAPADDPWATSAPAGGQQGGGGGGGWGGNSGGSGSGGGYSDEPPF; this is encoded by the coding sequence ATGGCAGGCGAGACCGTCATCACGGTCGTCGGCAATCTTGTCGATGACCCCGAGCTGCGCTTCACCCCTTCCGGTGCGGCCGTCGCGAAGTTCCGTGTCGCGTCCACGCCCCGGACCTTCGACCGTCAGACGAACGAGTGGAAGGACGGCGAGAGCCTGTTCCTGACCTGCTCGGTCTGGCGTCAGGCGGCGGAGAACGTCGCAGAGTCGCTCCAGCGAGGCATGCGCGTCATCGTGCAGGGTCGGCTGAAGCAGCGGTCCTACGAGGACCGTGAGGGCGTCAAGCGCACGGTCTACGAGCTGGACGTCGAGGAAGTCGGCGCCAGCCTGCGCAATGCCACGGCCAAGGTCACCAAGACCGCCGGCCGCGGTGGCCAGGGTGGTTATGGCGGCGGTGGCGGTGGCGGCCAGGGTGGCGGCGGCTGGGGCGGTGGCCCCGGCGGCGGTCAGCAGGGCGGCGGCGCTCCCGCTGACGACCCGTGGGCGACCAGTGCTCCCGCCGGTGGCCAGCAGGGCGGTGGCGGTGGCGGCGGCTGGGGTGGAAACTCCGGCGGCAGCGGCAGCGGCGGCGGCTACTCGGACGAGCCCCCTTTCTAG
- the rpsR gene encoding 30S ribosomal protein S18, which yields MAKPPVRKPKKKVCAFCKDKVTYVDYKDTNMLRKFISDRGKIRARRVTGNCTQHQRDVATAVKNSREMALLPYTSTAR from the coding sequence ATGGCGAAGCCGCCTGTGCGCAAGCCGAAGAAGAAGGTCTGCGCTTTCTGCAAGGACAAGGTCACGTACGTGGACTACAAGGACACGAACATGCTGCGGAAGTTCATTTCCGACCGCGGCAAGATCCGTGCCCGCCGCGTGACCGGCAACTGCACGCAGCACCAGCGTGACGTCGCCACGGCCGTGAAGAACAGCCGTGAGATGGCGCTGCTGCCCTACACCTCCACCGCGCGATAA
- the rplI gene encoding 50S ribosomal protein L9 translates to MKIILTHEVSGLGAAGDVVDVKDGYARNYLIPRKFAIRWTKGGEKDVEQIRRARKIHEIQTIEQANQVKGQLEAVKVRLAVRSGEAGRLFGSVTPADVASAIKAAGGPEVDKRRIELGAPIKTLGAHETSVRLHPEVAAKVNIEVVAA, encoded by the coding sequence ATGAAGATCATCCTCACCCACGAGGTCTCCGGCCTCGGTGCCGCGGGCGACGTCGTCGACGTCAAGGACGGTTACGCTCGCAACTACCTGATCCCGCGGAAGTTCGCTATCCGCTGGACCAAGGGCGGCGAGAAGGACGTCGAGCAGATCCGTCGCGCTCGCAAGATCCACGAGATCCAGACCATCGAGCAGGCCAACCAGGTCAAGGGCCAGCTCGAGGCGGTCAAGGTCCGTCTGGCTGTCCGTTCCGGCGAGGCCGGCCGTCTCTTCGGTTCCGTCACCCCGGCCGACGTCGCCTCGGCGATCAAGGCTGCCGGTGGCCCCGAGGTCGACAAGCGCCGCATCGAGCTCGGTGCGCCGATCAAGACCCTGGGCGCCCACGAGACGTCCGTGCGTCTGCACCCCGAGGTTGCCGCCAAGGTCAACATCGAGGTCGTCGCGGCCTGA
- a CDS encoding MATE family efflux transporter yields MTQAPATPTATRRKHDREIVALAVPAFGALVAEPLFVMADSAIVGHLGTAQLAGLGVASALLMTGVSVFVFLAYATTAAVARRVGAGDLQAAIRQGMDGIWLALLLGAAVIAVLLPTAPYLVELFGASDTAAPYATTYLRISALGIPAMLVVLAATGVLRGLQDTKTPLYVAVAGFVANAALNAGLVYGADLGIAGSAWGTVIAQCGMAAAYLVVVVRGARKHDASLRPDAAGIRASAQAGVPLLVRTLSLRAILMIATAVAARLGDADIAAHQIVLSLWSLLAFALDAIAIAGQAIIGRYLGADDTEGARAACRRMVEWGIAAGVVLGLLVVLARPLFLPLFTSDTVVKETALPALLMVALSQPICGVVFILDGVLMGAGDGPYLAWAMVLTLAVFTPVALLVPAFGGGLTTVWAAMTLMMTVRMLTLWARTRSGRWIVTGATR; encoded by the coding sequence ATGACACAGGCTCCCGCGACTCCTACGGCCACACGGCGAAAGCACGACCGCGAGATCGTCGCACTCGCCGTCCCGGCCTTCGGCGCGCTCGTCGCCGAGCCCCTCTTCGTCATGGCCGACAGTGCGATCGTCGGCCATCTCGGCACCGCACAGCTCGCCGGACTCGGGGTCGCCTCGGCTCTCCTCATGACAGGCGTCAGCGTCTTCGTCTTCCTTGCCTACGCCACCACTGCCGCCGTGGCCCGACGCGTCGGCGCGGGTGACCTCCAGGCCGCCATCCGCCAGGGCATGGACGGCATCTGGCTGGCTCTCCTGCTCGGTGCCGCCGTCATTGCAGTTCTCCTGCCGACCGCACCGTATCTCGTGGAACTCTTCGGCGCCTCGGACACAGCAGCCCCCTACGCCACCACCTATCTGCGGATCTCGGCACTCGGCATACCGGCCATGCTCGTCGTACTCGCTGCCACCGGCGTCCTACGCGGACTGCAGGACACCAAGACACCGCTCTACGTCGCCGTCGCGGGCTTCGTCGCCAACGCCGCCCTCAACGCGGGCCTCGTCTACGGCGCCGACCTCGGCATCGCGGGCTCCGCCTGGGGCACCGTCATCGCCCAGTGCGGCATGGCCGCGGCCTATCTCGTGGTCGTCGTCCGCGGGGCACGCAAGCACGATGCTTCCCTGCGCCCCGACGCGGCCGGGATAAGGGCCTCCGCACAGGCCGGAGTGCCCCTGTTGGTCCGCACCCTCTCGCTGCGGGCGATTCTGATGATCGCCACAGCTGTCGCAGCCCGCCTCGGGGACGCCGACATCGCGGCGCACCAGATCGTCCTGTCGCTGTGGAGCCTGCTCGCTTTCGCACTGGACGCCATCGCCATTGCCGGGCAAGCCATCATCGGGCGGTATCTCGGTGCCGACGACACCGAGGGCGCCCGGGCCGCCTGCCGCCGCATGGTGGAGTGGGGCATCGCAGCCGGCGTCGTACTCGGGCTGCTCGTGGTGCTCGCCCGACCACTCTTCCTGCCGCTGTTCACCAGTGACACGGTCGTCAAGGAAACGGCGCTTCCCGCCCTGCTCATGGTGGCGCTCTCCCAACCGATCTGCGGCGTCGTCTTCATCCTGGACGGTGTCCTGATGGGGGCAGGCGACGGTCCCTACCTAGCATGGGCCATGGTGCTCACCCTGGCGGTGTTCACCCCAGTGGCCCTGCTCGTCCCCGCGTTCGGCGGCGGCCTCACCACAGTCTGGGCGGCCATGACGCTCATGATGACGGTGCGCATGCTGACGCTCTGGGCGCGCACGCGTTCGGGCCGCTGGATCGTCACCGGCGCGACGCGCTGA
- the dnaB gene encoding replicative DNA helicase, giving the protein MSISEPLDDPWADSGPSDRLPASRRRGDGGRGRGEQHDRGRDDGEWDGGGSAFERVPPQDLDAEQSVLGGMLLSKDAIADVVEVLKGHDFYKPAHETIFQAILDVYAKGEPADPITIAAELTKRGEINKVGGASYLHTLVQTVPTAANAEYYAEIVHERAVLRRLVEAGTRITQMGYAADDDVDEIVNRAQAEIYAVTEQRTSEDYLPLGDIMEGALDEIEAIGSRSGEMTGVPTGFTDLDSLTNGLHPGQMIVIAARPAMGKSTLALDFARAASIKHNLASVIFSLEMGRNEIAMRLLSAEARVALHHMRSGTMTDEDWTRLARRMPEVSAAPLYIDDSPNLSMMEIRAKCRRLKQRNDIKLVIIDYLQLMQAGGSKRSESRQQEVSDMSRNLKLLAKELEVPVIALSQLNRGPEQRTDKKPMVSDLRESGSIEQDADMVILLHREDAYEKESPRAGEADIIVGKHRNGPTATITVAFQGHYSRFVDMAQT; this is encoded by the coding sequence TTGAGCATTTCCGAGCCCTTGGACGACCCGTGGGCCGACAGCGGTCCCAGTGATCGTCTACCTGCCTCCCGCCGACGCGGTGATGGTGGCCGGGGACGCGGCGAGCAGCATGATCGCGGCCGGGACGATGGCGAGTGGGACGGCGGTGGTTCGGCCTTCGAGCGGGTTCCGCCGCAGGATCTCGACGCCGAGCAGTCCGTCCTCGGCGGCATGCTTCTGTCCAAGGACGCCATCGCCGATGTCGTCGAGGTCCTCAAGGGCCACGACTTCTATAAGCCCGCGCACGAGACGATCTTCCAGGCGATCCTCGACGTCTACGCCAAGGGCGAGCCGGCCGACCCCATCACGATCGCCGCTGAGCTCACCAAGCGCGGCGAGATCAACAAGGTCGGCGGCGCGTCGTATCTCCATACGCTCGTCCAGACGGTGCCGACGGCGGCGAACGCGGAGTACTACGCGGAGATCGTCCATGAGCGCGCCGTCCTGCGCCGCCTGGTCGAGGCCGGCACCCGCATCACGCAGATGGGATACGCGGCCGACGACGACGTCGACGAGATCGTCAACCGCGCCCAGGCCGAGATCTACGCGGTCACCGAGCAGCGCACCAGCGAGGACTATCTGCCGCTCGGCGACATCATGGAGGGCGCGCTCGACGAGATCGAGGCGATCGGCTCGCGCAGCGGCGAGATGACGGGTGTGCCCACCGGGTTCACGGACCTCGACTCACTCACCAACGGTCTGCACCCGGGCCAGATGATCGTCATCGCGGCACGTCCTGCCATGGGTAAGTCCACGCTGGCGCTGGACTTCGCGCGGGCGGCGTCGATCAAGCACAACCTGGCGAGCGTCATCTTCTCCCTGGAAATGGGGCGCAACGAGATCGCGATGCGTCTGCTGTCGGCCGAGGCGCGGGTGGCCCTGCACCACATGCGCTCCGGCACCATGACGGACGAGGACTGGACACGCTTGGCGCGGCGCATGCCCGAGGTCTCGGCGGCGCCGCTCTACATCGACGACTCCCCGAACCTGTCGATGATGGAGATCCGTGCGAAGTGCCGCCGGCTGAAGCAGCGCAATGACATCAAGCTCGTGATCATCGACTATCTGCAGCTGATGCAGGCCGGTGGTTCGAAGCGCTCCGAGAGCCGTCAGCAGGAGGTCTCGGACATGTCCCGTAATCTCAAGCTCCTGGCCAAGGAGCTGGAGGTCCCGGTGATCGCGCTCTCACAGCTCAACCGTGGTCCCGAGCAGCGCACGGACAAGAAACCGATGGTGTCCGACCTGCGTGAGTCCGGCTCCATCGAGCAGGACGCCGACATGGTGATCCTGCTGCACCGCGAGGACGCCTACGAGAAGGAGTCGCCGCGCGCCGGTGAGGCGGACATCATCGTGGGCAAGCACCGTAACGGCCCGACGGCGACGATCACAGTGGCCTTCCAGGGCCACTACTCGCGGTTCGTGGACATGGCGCAGACCTGA